The sequence CCAGCCTTTAATGGCAACCTTTCCGTCTTTTGCATCTATTCCAACAATTACTTTACTTGGAAAGCTTTCAACTATTTTATAAAACTCCTCCGGATTTTGATAAGCCAAGCTACCAATTACAACCCTTTCAACGCCTAAATCTAAAACAGCTTTAACAGCCTCAAAACTTCTAAGTCCCCCGCCAAACTCTATTGGAATATTAACAGACCTAACAATACTCTCTAAGATTTTTATGTTTTTTGGCAGTCCTTCTAATGCACCGTCTAAATCTACAACGTGAATATGCTTAGCTCCTGCATCTTCAAAATATTTTGCCATATCGACAGGATTTTCATTATAAATCTTTACTTTATCAAACTCACCTTTATAAAGCCTTACAACTTTTCCATCTTTTATATCAATAGCCGGAATGATAAACTCTTTTAATATCATCAAATACTCCTACTTACTCTATATGTTAAAATACCTTGGGTGAGAAATTAATGGTTTTTATAATTTAAATAGGAGATCCTTTGGCCTACGAGCCCAGGATGACAGGAAAAGGTTGATTGATAAGTGTTAAAGGAAGGACAACCTTATTCGTCATTCTGCAGCCGGCGAAGAATCTCATACTCTTATTTAATTTCTCACCCGACGTAATACTCCTACTTACTCTATATGTTAAAATTTTATCATAACTATAAAAGGAGAAAAAGTTCCAAATTTTTACTAGGTCTAAAAATTAATTAACCTTCCAATCTGTCATTTTGAAGCCGGTAAAAAGATCCTTCGCTTGTACAAGCCTCAGGATAACAGTGTTGATTTTTAAAACACTTTCAAAATATAACGAGAAATCTCATCCTTTTAACTCAAAGCTCTTTCGCCATGTAATGCTTCATCAAGACCCACAACTTCCGTCTCTTCAT is a genomic window of Sulfurihydrogenibium sp. containing:
- the hisA gene encoding 1-(5-phosphoribosyl)-5-[(5-phosphoribosylamino)methylideneamino]imidazole-4-carboxamide isomerase, producing the protein MILKEFIIPAIDIKDGKVVRLYKGEFDKVKIYNENPVDMAKYFEDAGAKHIHVVDLDGALEGLPKNIKILESIVRSVNIPIEFGGGLRSFEAVKAVLDLGVERVVIGSLAYQNPEEFYKIVESFPSKVIVGIDAKDGKVAIKGWTEKTEVSPLEFAKKYDDLDIFGFLFTDVSRDGVMIGANVEVTVELAKNLKHPVIASGGVGSLEDVIKLYEKREFGIFGVVVGKAIYEGKINLKEI